CGGCGACCCCGAGCGCAACGAGGTGCAGGCCAACGAGGCCCTGCTCGACCACGTCCCGGTCAATCCGGCACGCGTGCACCGGATGCCCGCCGACACCGGCAGCGACCCGGAGACCGCGGCCGAGCGCTACGCCGACGAACTGTCGAAGGTCGCGCGGGCCGGCACGTCGCTGCCGAAGTTCGACGTGCTGCTGCTCGGCGTCGGGCCGGAAGGGCACATCGCGTCGATCTTCCCGGAGTCACCGGCGGCGTACGACGAAGGACTGGTGACCGCCGTCCGGAACTGCCCGAAGCCACCGCCCACCCGGATCTCGCTGACGTTCGGCACGATCACCAGCGCGGACGAGGTGTGGCTGCTCGCCGCCGGGGCCGGTAAGGCCGAGGCGGTGGGGCTGGCGCTGGCCGGCGCGGGACGCGTCCAGATCCCGGCGGCCGGTGCGCGGGGCGGCGTCCGGACGTTGTGGTTGGTGGACGAGGCCGCGGCGGTCAAGGTGCCCCCGGAACTCCGCCTCCGCCGAGGCTGATCCGGCCGGAACGTGAACAGCCCCCGTCCCGGGAGGGATGGGGGCTGTTCGACGTTCGTACCGCGCGCGGGTGGGTCGCACCGCGCCGCGGGGCGGAGCGCGTCAGCTACGACTCAGATCTCGCCTCGGCGAGCCCTGACTTTCGCAAGCGCTTCCTCGAGGATCGCCTCACCGTCTGCGTCGCTGCGCCGTTCCCGCACGTAGGCCAGGTGCGTCTTGTACGGCTCGTTACGCGGAGCGGCCGGCGGGTTCTCCCGGTCCTTACCGGCGGGCAGCCCGCACCGCGGACAGTCCCAGTGCTCCGGCTCGGCCGCTTCCTGGGCGAACGACACGCGGGTCACGTGTCCGTTAGCGCAGTAGAAGGGAATGTGACGGCGGGGCGCTGACTCCCCCCGCTCCGCCTCTCCCATCGGCCCCGCGCCCACGCGGGTACCTCGGATGGCATTTCCACCAGCCACGGTTACAGCGCTCCGTTCCTTCCCAGAGGGGGTGGGTGGGGTGGTCGCTGCCGGGGTCGACCGAGCCCGAGAAATCAGGCGCCGGCGGTCGTCTTCAGCAGCAACCCGAGCGTCACGATGCAGGCGAACCAGATCACGCCGGTAGCGATCGTGATCCGGTCGAGGTTCTTCTCCGCGACCGAGGAACCGGAGAGGTTAGAGGAGACGCCACCACCGAACATGCTGGACAAACCTCCACCCTTACCACGGTGGAGCAGGATCAGCAGGATCAGCGCCAAGCTCGTCACGACGAGCACGGTCGACACGGCGATGG
The nucleotide sequence above comes from Cryptosporangium minutisporangium. Encoded proteins:
- the pgl gene encoding 6-phosphogluconolactonase, which encodes MGELSVVVHRDADVLAAAAAARLMVRIVDAQQARGSASIVLTGGGVGIGTLKALNASPARDAIDWGAVDIWWGDERYLAPGDPERNEVQANEALLDHVPVNPARVHRMPADTGSDPETAAERYADELSKVARAGTSLPKFDVLLLGVGPEGHIASIFPESPAAYDEGLVTAVRNCPKPPPTRISLTFGTITSADEVWLLAAGAGKAEAVGLALAGAGRVQIPAAGARGGVRTLWLVDEAAAVKVPPELRLRRG
- a CDS encoding RNA polymerase-binding protein RbpA; amino-acid sequence: MAGGNAIRGTRVGAGPMGEAERGESAPRRHIPFYCANGHVTRVSFAQEAAEPEHWDCPRCGLPAGKDRENPPAAPRNEPYKTHLAYVRERRSDADGEAILEEALAKVRARRGEI
- the secG gene encoding preprotein translocase subunit SecG, translated to MTIAVSTVLVVTSLALILLILLHRGKGGGLSSMFGGGVSSNLSGSSVAEKNLDRITIATGVIWFACIVTLGLLLKTTAGA